GATTTCTACAACGTGGGCTTACCGGAGCCTTGATGAACGCTTGACTTTGGGAACCGAAGGAACTAACATTAGTGTTCGCAACTTTTCGGAGGGGACGACCGAGCGGGACCATCTTCGGAACGACTTCGAAGCAGTGGTCTTTGCAGCCCACCCGGAACTGTTGGAAGCACGCGACCAGCTGCTGACCTTGGGTGCCCGAAATGCCGGGCTCTCAGGCAGCGGGTCGGCGCTCTATGCGGTCTTTGACGATGAGGCGCGGGCGGGACCGGCGGTTCTAGGCTGGCCGGCCCCGTGGCTCGCATTTCTCTGTCGTCCTTGTTAAATACCCGGAAGGACGATTGCGATGGAGATCACCGAAATCAACATCAACCTCCGCGAGGAGGACAAGTTGAAGGCGTTCGTCAACATCACGTTCGACGACGTTTTTGTCATTCGCGGCTTGAAGGTGATACTGGGGAACAGCGGTCTGTTCGTCTGTATGCCTTCCCGCAAGATGCCGGATGGGTCCTACAAGGACATCGCCCATCCGATTTCGAATGAGTTTCGCCAGAAGATGGAGTCGCTTGTCCTAAGCGAATACCACCGGCTTTTGGCGGAAGGCGCGGGTGTGGGCAC
This region of Calditrichota bacterium genomic DNA includes:
- the spoVG gene encoding septation regulator SpoVG, giving the protein MEITEININLREEDKLKAFVNITFDDVFVIRGLKVILGNSGLFVCMPSRKMPDGSYKDIAHPISNEFRQKMESLVLSEYHRLLAEGAGVGTPE